CCAAGGTGGAGCCCGAGCACCTTATCGCGGCTCACCGGAAGGCGCACCCGCGGCGCAAACAGACCCGCTGAGCAGGACGAGGCGCTCGACCAGGGCGTCGACCGTGGTAAAGGGGCGCTGCCGGAGCCATTGGCCGGCGGTAGTGAGGGGGCCGGCGTTTTGTCGAAGCGCGCGGGCACGTTCCAAGGCGTCTTTCCAGCGGCCGTTTTCGATCAGGCGCTCTAATGGCAGGGCGCCCTTGCGGTAGGGCCGGCCCCAGAGCTTTTCCAGCCGGGCGACGATCCGGGCGGGCGTGGCCAGCGCCCGGGGGTCGGGCATTTCGTGGAGCAGCAGCCAGTACTCGAAGCAGGGGTTGGAGAGCGCGAGGCGTGGGTAAGTCTTCTCCAGCGCCTGCGCCACGACCTTGGAGAGACGGCGGGCGCGGACGGCGTCGCGGGAGTGCGATTCGGCGTCGAGCACCAGCCACGTTTCCCCCGCGCCTTTGGCGTAAGCGGCGGTCAACAGCCGTTGCGGGTCGGGCGAAGTGGCACAGGAGATCTCGACGTGCGCGGTCAGGCCCAGATGGGCTGTGAGCGCCCGCAGATACTGGGGCTCCGTTGCTTCGCCTTCGCAGAGGATGCGCAGGTGCGTCATTCGGGGCAGCTTAGCGGCGGCAATCGCAGGCAGGCGAGCCCGGAGAGTGCGGCGCGCAGGATCAGAAGCGGTAAACGATACTTTTTTTGTCGGGCCCAAAATGTGAAGATGTGGCGCTTCCGTGCGCGTCGGCGACAATGAACTCTAATGCGCTGGATAATGAGTAAGCCGCTTGTGGTACAAGAAGATGAGGGCGTTTGCCAACTGTCGAATGGGTAGAACGGACCATGTTGGGGAGTTAGCGCGGGGAATTTTGTCTATTAGCAAAACTATCTATGGCTCAAAACCT
This genomic stretch from Verrucomicrobiota bacterium JB022 harbors:
- a CDS encoding RloB family protein: MTHLRILCEGEATEPQYLRALTAHLGLTAHVEISCATSPDPQRLLTAAYAKGAGETWLVLDAESHSRDAVRARRLSKVVAQALEKTYPRLALSNPCFEYWLLLHEMPDPRALATPARIVARLEKLWGRPYRKGALPLERLIENGRWKDALERARALRQNAGPLTTAGQWLRQRPFTTVDALVERLVLLSGSVCAAGAPSGEPR